In Nocardioides sp. JS614, the sequence CTCATCAGGTGCGCGAACTGCTCGGAGCGCTCGATGATCAGCTCGAAGGCGGTGCGCAACAGCTCACCGCGCTGGCGCGGGGGCGTCGCAGCCCAGTCGGCCTGCGCGGCCACGGCCGCGTCGAGCGCGTCGACCGCATCCGCCACGGACCCGTCCGCGACGTCGGTGAGCACCGACCCGTCCGCCGGGTCGATCACGTCGAGCCGCTTGCCGCCCTCCGCGTCGCGCCAGGTGCCGCCGATGAGGAGGCCCCGCTGGGTGGGGCCGAGGAGGTCCAGTCCGTTCATGCTGCCCAGCCTGGCACCTCGCGACCTTGGATGAAATCGCTGACAGGCCGACGGCAGCGTGTCACCCTGGATGCGTCGACTTCGGAGGGAGCACCTAGTTGTCGGCAAGAACCCCTTGCTGACCCCATGCAGCGAGGGGTTCACCCTTTGCCGGGGCGGTCCGGAGCACCCCCTCGCACCGTGACGGCCAGGCGGAGGGGCGGGGGCCCCGGCGTGCCGAGGCCCCCGCGTCCGTCCCTGCAGATGCGCAGTGCTGCGCGCCGGCGCCGGCCAGGGCACGTCGTACTTCAGCGTGGACCAGGCGGAGCCCGAGTACGGGTGACGGCGAGCCTTGACCGAGGGGGTTCCGGACCTCCGAGAGCAGGGTGAGACGACCCACCACCCGAGACATGGAGCGACCAGCGTAAGCGACGCAAACCGTGACCAACAGCCCTTGTTTCCGGGACCGATGAGGAGTTGTGTCGGACCGAGGTCCCAACAGCGAGACCCGTGGCACGAGGAGCGGTCATGGCAGAAAAGGGCGGCGGAAACCGGAGAGCATCGGGTCAGGATCTGGCGGCGAGCAGCCCGGACCGGATCCGCAACGTGGTGCTCGTGGGCCCGGCAGGATCGGGCAAGACCACACTCGCGGAGACTCTGCTCGCCGCCTCGGGCGCGATACCTCGCGCCGGCTCCGTCCGCGACGGGACCACCGTCTCCGACCACGAGGAGTCCGAGCACGCCCACGGGCGCAGCAACTCCCTCAGCGTCGCCCCCCTCGTCCACGAGGGCGTGAAGGTCAACCTGATCGACACCCCCGGGTACGCCGACTTCGTCGGTGAGCTGCGCGCCGGGCTGCGGGCCGCCGACTGCGCGCTGTTCGTGATCGCCGCCAACGACGGCGTGGACGACGCCACCCGCGCGCTGTGGCGCGAGTGTGCCGCGGTCGGCATGCCGCGCGCGGTCGTCGTCACCAAGCTCGACCAGGCGCGCGCCGACTACGACGGCGTGCTGCGCCAGGCCCAGGACGCCTTCGGCGACCGGGTGCTGCCGCTCTACGTCCCCGTCCGCGACGGGGCCGACGTCACCGGGCTCACCGGGCTGCTCACGCCGGGCGCCGAGGCCGAGGCGACCGGCCTGCGCGGCGACCTGATCGAGGCCGTCATCGAGGAGTCCGAGGACGAGACCCTGATGGAGCGCTACGTCGGCGGCGAGGAGATCGACGAGAAGGTGCTCGTCCAGGACCTCGAGCGCGCGGTCGCGCGGGCGACGTTCTACCCCGTCGTACCCGTCTGCTCGATGACCGGCGTCGGCTGCCAGGAGCTGCTCGACCTCGCGGTGCGGGCGTTCCCCTCACCTGCCGAGCACATCTCGCCCGACGTGTTCCTGCCGTCCGGGGCGGCGGCCGACCCGATCTCCTGCGACCCGGACGGCCCGCTGGTGGCCGAGGTCGTGAAGACGGCGAGCGACCCGTACGTCGGCCGGCTGAGCCTGGTGCGCGTCTTCTCCGGCACCCTCGAGCCCGACCAGACCGTGCACGTCTCCGGGCACTTCTCGTCGTTCTTCGGCGAGGGCGGCGGACACCCGGACCACGACGAGGACGAGCGGATCGGCAACCTGGGCCACGCGTTCGGCAAGCTGCAGGTCCCCACCGACCGGGTCGTCGCCGGCGACCTGTGCGCCGTCGGGCGGCTGTCCCGCGCGGAGACCGGCGACACCCTGTCCGCGGTCGACCAGCCGCGGGTGCTGCGCCCGTGGTCGATGCCCGAGCCGCTGCTGCCGATCGCGATCGTCGCGCGCAGCAAGGCCGACGAGGACAAGCTCTCCCAGGCCCTGGGCCGGCTCGCCGCGGAGGACCCGTCCCTGCGGATCGAGAACAACGCCGAAACCCACCAGCTGGTGCTCTGGTGCATGGGCGAGTCGCACGCCGAGGTCACCCTCGAGCGGCTCACCGAGCGGTACGCCGTCCACGTGGACCAGGTGCCGTTCGTGGTGTCGCTGCGCGAGACGTTCGCCGGGAAGGGCGCCGGCCTGGGCCGGCACGTCAAGCAGTCCGGCGGGCACGGTCAGTACGCCGTGTGCCAGATCGAGGTCGAACCGCTGCCCGAGGGCGGCGGGTTCGAGTTCGTCGACAAGGTGGTCGGCGGCGCCGTACCCCGCCAGTTCATCCCGAGCGTCGAGAAGGGCGTGCGCGCCCAGATGGAGCGCGGGGTGCGTCACGGCTACCCGGTCGTGGACCTGCGGGTCACGTTGCTGGACGGCAAGGCACACGCGGTCGACTCCTCGGACATGGCCTTCCAGATGGCCGGCGGACTGGCCCTCCGCGAGGCGGCCGCAGCGACCACGGTGACCATGCTCGAGCCCTACGACACCGTCACCGTCGTCATCCCCGACGACCTGGTCGGCACGGTGATGAGCGACCTGTCCGCCCGCCGGGCCCGGCTGCTCGGCACCGACAAGGTCGGCGACGACCGCACCCAGGTGCTGGCCGAGGTGCCGCAGACCGAGCTGGTCCGCTACGCCGTCGACCTGCGCTCCGCGACCCACGGCGCCGGCGTCTTCACCCGATCCTTCGCCCACTACGAGCCGATGCCCGAGGAGGTCGCCCGCAACGTGGAGACCCGCACCACCTGACGCGGCCGGCGGTTTCCCCGGTTAACCGGGGAAACCGGAACTGTTGGGCCGAAACTTCGGGCCAGAAGTTCCAACATCCCCGGTTCACCGGGGAAACCGATCCCCGGTCAGCGCGCCGCGCGGAGGAACGCCTCGAGGATCGGGCCGGCGGTGCCGGAGCCGGAGGAGCCGAGGTCGACGAACACGGCCACCGCGAGGTCGCCCTGAGCGGCGATCATCCACGCGTGGGTCAGCAGCTTGCCGCCGCGCTCGAACTCCGCCGTCCCGGTCTTGGCGATCACCGGCGGGCCGGGCACGTCGAGCAGGCCGGCGCCGCTGCCCGAGGTGACCACGGCGCGGAGCATCGAGCGCAGGGCGGCGGCCTCGGACCCGCTCAGCGGCTTCGCCCGGTCGGGCACCGACACGTCGACGGACTCGACCAGCCGGGGCACCACGGTGTGGCCGGCCTGCACGGATGCGATCACCGTGGCCATCGCCATCGGTGAGGCGAGCACCCGGCCCTGGCCGATCAGGTCCGCGGCGGCCTCGGTCTCCGAGGCCGGCGGCTCGACGCTGCCGAAGTACGCCGGGAAGCCCAGGTCGTGGTCGATGCCGAGCCCGAGCGACGCCGCGGCGGCGGCGAGGTCGCCGGCACCGAGCTTGTCGCGCTGGGAGATCACCGCCGTGTTGCACGAGTTCGCGATCGCGGTGCGCAGCGCGATGTCGCCCAGGGCGCCGCTGGGGTAGTCGTCGTAGTTCTCGAACCGCTTGCCGTCCACGACGATCGACGGCGTGCAGGGCACCACACTCTGCGGCGTGAGCCCGGCGCGCAGCAGCGCCAGGCTGCTCACGCTCTTGAACGTCGACCCGGGGGCGAGCTGGCCGTAGGTCGCCAGGTTGTAGCCGTCGTTGCCGGGCCCGTTGGCCGCGGCCAGGATCGCGCCGGTCGAGGTCCGCAGCGCCACCAGGGCGCTGGCGGGTCCGACGCCGGCGAGCGCGCGCTCGGCGGCGAGCTGGAGCCGCTCGTCGAGGGTGAGCTCGAGCGGCTCCCCCTGCTTCGCATCGACCCGGAACAGCTGTCGCTCGCGCCCGTCGGAGGCGACGGCGTCGACCACGACGCCGTCGGTGCCCTGGAGCTGGTCGTCGTAGCGCGCTTGCAGCCCGGAAAGGCCGGCCTGGTCCCCGACCCTGTACTTGTCCGGCTCCTTCTCGATCATCTCCGCGGTCACCGCGCCGACCGTGCCGAGGAGTGGCGCCGCGAAGTCGCGGGTCGGCGCCAGCGGGATGTCGTCGGGGACGGCGAGCGCGCCGGGGATGGCCTGGTAGCCGCGCGCGACCTCCAGGGGCACGTCGTCCTTGCGGAACACGATCGCCTCGACGTAGGCCTGCTCGCCTGCCGCCTCGACCTGCTTGGCGTACGGCGCCGGGTCGACGCCCACCAGCCGGGCCAGCCGCCGGGCGGCGTCCGCGGCGCGGGCGGCGGGCACCTGCGACCGGTCGATGCCGAAGCGGACCACGGGACGGTCGGTCACGAGCGCGACGCCGCCGGCCCCGAGCACCGGGCCGCGGCCGCCGCCGATCGGGGTCACGTCGAGGACCGTCCCCGGGCCCAGGCTCGGCTCGACGACCTTCCGCGACCAGGTCACCTGCCACTCGTCGGCAGCCTCGGTCAGCGGCGCCTGGGTGGTGTAGCTCCACTCCTCGCCGGCCAGCGACCAGGTCCACGACAGCGTCGCCGTCGCGGCGCCGGCGTCGCTCTCGTCGGTGCCGGTGGCCGTCACCGCCGGCGTCACCTCGCCCATGCCCTCGACGACCTTCGCGTACTCCGCGCCGACGTCCGCGGCGGCGCCCTCGGTGAACGCGACCGCTCCGAAGTCCCCGGAGACCAGGGCCTCGGCCAGCGCGGCCGCCGCCTCGTCGGGGTCGGGCCCGGTCACCTTCTCGGCGGCGTCGCAGCCGACCAGTGCGCTGCCCACGAGCAGCAGGGCCAAGGTGGCGAGCGGGAGTCGGCGGCTCGGGCGCATGCCGTCGGTTCTACCAGCCCGCACCGACCCACCCCCGATGTCGAGTCGGGACTTCCGACTCGAGGCGCGGAACTCCCGATTCAACGGGTCTTGTGGCGGGGCTTCTTGTGTCGGGTGTCGGCCGCGGGGCCGCCGCCGTCGCGGGTGAGCTCGATCAGCTTCCCGGAGATCCGGGTCGAGCGCAGGCTGTCCCACGCGCCGGCCGGGAGGTCGGCGGGCAGCTCGACCAGCGAGTGGTCGCCGCGGATGTCGATGTGCCCGAAGTCCTGGCGCGACAGGCCGCCCTCGTTGGCGATCGCCCCGACGATCTGGCGAGGCTCGACCTTGTGTCGCTTGCCCACCGCGATCCGGTACGTCGCCATCGGGACGTCGCTGCGCCCGCGGGGCCGGCGCTCGCGAGGCGGGCCGCCGTGGCCGCCGGGGCCGCCGTGGTCGTGGCGGTCCCGGCGGGTGCCCTGGCCGGCGCGCTCCTCGCGGGGCGCCCGGAGCTCGTTCGCGCGGTCGGCCGGATCGAGCAGCAGCGGGGTCTCCCCCTGGGCCACCACCGCGAGGGCCGCGGCGACGTCGGCCTCGGGCACGTCGTGCTCGCGGACGTAGTGGGCGACGATGTCGCGGAACGCGTCGATCCGCTGGGTCTGCGAGAGCGCCTCGGTGATCGCGTCGTCGAAGCGGGACAGACGGGTGCTGTTGACGTCCTCGACGGTGGGCAGCTGCATCTGGGTCAGCGGCTGCCGGGTCGCCTTCTCGATGTGCTTGAGCAGGTAGCGCTCGCGGGGGGTGACGAACGAGATCGCGTCGCCGCTGCGCCCGGCCCGCCCGGTGCGCCCGATCCGGTGCACGTAGGACTCGGTGTCGGTGGGGATGTCGTAGTTCACGACGTGGCTGATCCGTTCGACGTCCAGGCCGCGGGCGGCGACGTCGGTGGCGACCAGGATGTCGAGCTTGCCCGACTTCAGCTGGTTGACCGTGCGTTCGCGCTGCGCCTGGGCGACGTCGCCGTTGATCGCCATCGCGGACAGGCCGCGGGCTCGGAGCTTCTCGGCCAGCGTCTCGGTCTCGTTCTTGGTGCGGACGAAGACGATCATGCCCTCGAAGTTCTCGACCTCGAGGATCCGGGTGAGGGCGTCGACCTTCTGCGGGTAGGACACCGTCAGGTAGCGCTGGGTGATGTTCGAGGCGGTGGCCGTCTTGCCCTTGACGGTGATCTCGGCGGGGTCGTCGAGGTACTTCTTCGAGATCCGGCGGATCTGCGCGGGCATCGTGGCCGAGAACAGCGCGACGTTCTTGTCGTCGGGGGTGTCGGCCAGGATCGTCTCGACGTCCTCGGCGAAGCCCATGTTCAGCATCTCGTCGGCCTCGTCGAGGACCAGGAAGCGCAGCTCGGACAGGTCGAGCGTGCCCTTCTCCAGGTGGTCCATGATCCGGCCGGGGGTGCCGACGACGACGTGCACGCCGCGACGCAGCGCGCTGAGCTGGACGCCGTAGCCCTGCCCGCCGTACACCGGCAGCACGTGCACGCCCTTGACGTGCGCGGCGTACCGCTCGAACGCCTCGCAGACCTGGAGCGCGAGCTCGCGGGTCGGCGCCAGCACCAGCGCCTGCGGCGTCGTCTGCGTGAGGTCCAGCCGAGAGAGGATCGGCAGCGCGAACGCCGCGGTCTTGCCGGTGCCGGTCTGCGCGAGGCCGACGACGTCACGGCCGGCCAGGAGCGGTGGGATCGTGGCGGCCTGGATCGCGGAGGGCTTCTCGTACCCGACGTCGGCCAGCGCCTTCAGCACCTGGTCGCTGAGCCCGAGGTCGGCGAACGTCACCTCGGGGGTGGTCGTGTCGTCCTGCTCGTCGCTGCTCACCCGTCAACGGTAGTGGGTGCGGCGGCCACCGGCGGATTCGTCGTCGCGGTGCGCTGCGTCACCTCTCGGGGGCCACCTACTCGACCGTCACGCTCTTCGCCAGGTTGCGCGGCTTGTCGATGTCGTGGCCGAGGCGCAGCGCCGCGTGGTAGGCGAGCAGCTGGAGCGGGACCGTGAGCAGGATCGGGTCGAGCTCGCGCTCGTTGCGGGGTACGACGACCCGCTGCACCTCGGGTCGGTCCGCGAGGTCGCCGAGGTCGACGTCGTCGTGGGTCACGACGACCAGCGGGCCGCGGCGGGCCGCGATCTCGTGCAGGGCGCCCACGTTGCGGTCGGTGAGCTCGTCGGCCGGGACGATCGCGACGGTGGGCACCGTCTCGCAGATCAGCGCCAGCGGTCCGTGCTTGAGCTCGGAGGTCTGGTAGGCCTCCGCGTGCCGGTAGGAGATCTCCTTGAACTTCTGCGCGCCCTCGCGGGCGACCGGGTAGCCGCGCACCCGGCCCACGAAGAACAGGCTCTCCGCCTCGGCCAGCCGGCCGGCGAGCTCGGCGAGCGCGCCCTCCTGGGCCAACACCTCCTCGATCTGCCCGGGGAGCCGGGCAAGGCCGGCGATCAGCCGCCGCCCGTCGGCGATCGAGAGGTCGCGCACCCGGCCGAGCTGGAGGGCGAGCAGCGCGAAGCCGAGGAACATGTTCGTCAGTGCCTTCGTCGAGGCGACCGCGACCTCCGGTCCGGCGTGGAGGTAGATGCCCCCGTCGCACTCCCGCGCGATCGCGCTGCCGACCACGTTGACCAGGCCGACCACCCGGCCGCCCTTGCGCCGGATCTCCTGCACCGCGAGCAGGGTGTCGATGGTCTCCCCCGACTGGCTCACCGCGACGTAGAGCGTGTCCGGCTCGATGATCGGGTTGCGGTAGCGGAACTCGCTGGCCGCCTCCGCGTCCGCCGGGATCCGCGCCAGCTCCTCGACGAGCTCGGCCCCCATCTGGCCCACGTAGTAGGCCGAGCCGCAGCCGAGGATCTTGACCCGCCGGATCGCGCGGTTCTCCCGGGGGTCCAGGTTCAGCCCGCCGAGGTGGGCGGTCCCGAACCGCTCGTCGAGCCGGCCGCGCAGCACCCGCTCGGCGGCCGAGGGCTGCTCGAACATCTCCTTGCGCATGAACGAGTCGTGCTCGCCCGCGTCGTACGACGAGGGGTCGACGTCCAGCACCGTGGCGGACTTCGCGGTCGCCGTGAGGTCCTGCCGGTAGGTCGTGAAGCCGGTCGCGGTCACGGTGGCCAGCTCGCCGTCGTCGAGGTGGGCGACCGTCGTGGTGTGCCGCACGATCGCGGCGAGGTCCGAGGCCACGAACATCTCGCGCTCCCCGACGCCCACGATCAGCGGACTGCCGTTGCGGGCGACGACGACCCGGTCGGGGAAGTCGACGTGCAGCACCGCGATCCCGTAGGTGCCCTCGATCGCGGCGAGCGCCTGGCTCACCTTGCCCTCGAGCGTGTCGGCGCTCGACCGTGCGACCAGGTGCGCGAGCACCTCGGTGTCGGTGTCGCTGACCAGGTCGACGCCCTCGTCGGCAAGACGGTGCCGGAGCGCCGCGGCGTTGTCGATGATCCCGTTGTGCACCACCGACACCAGGCCCTTGGCGTCGCTGTGGGGATGCGCGTTGACGTCGTTGGCCGGGCCGTGGGTGGCCCAGCGGGTGTGCCCGATGCCGACCTTGCCGGCGAAGCGCTTGGGCAGGCTGTCGGCGAGGTCGCGCACGCGCCCGGCCCGCTTCGCGACCTTGATGCCGCTCCCCGCGAGCACCGCCAGGCCGGCCGAGTCGTAGCCCCGGTGCTCGAGGCGGGTCAGTCCCTCGACCAGGATCGGGGCGGCCTGCTGGGCACCGACGTATCCGACGATTCCGCACATGGTGGGCGTGTCCTCTCACTACTGGGTCTCGACACGCCGGTCGCGACCTCGGTTCCTCGGTCGCGCGGCTCGCTCGACCACCATCAGCGGGTCCGCTGACGCGTCCCCGCTCACCCGTAGACGAGTCGGCGCAGCTGGCGCGCCGTGAGCGCGGGAGCGGCGACCACCCGGTGGGCGAGCTCCTCGGCGATCAGCGCGAAGATCTCGTCGTTCTTCGCGCCGTAGGTCTTCAGGTGGGCGTGCCGGCGCTGCACGTAGTGCGCCACGGTCTCGGCGTGGAACGCGACCACGTCCTCGACGACGCGGGCCGCCTCCCCCACCGAGAGCCCGGTGCTGGCCGCGATCCGGCCGACCAGCTCCGGGTCCGGAGACCGTGGCGAGGCAGTCGATCCGGACACGGCAAGAATCCTGCGTGCGCACGACCGCAATTGGCAAGTTCCTGCCCGACATCGGGCAGGAACTTCCAGTACGCCGGGTTCCCGGTTGGTCCACGGGACCACCGTGAAGGGCTCGGGTGGAGCGTGCGGCTCGAGCCACGCCGGGAGAACATCCCTCGAGTGGGGGACAGGGGCCCGAATTCGCCGGTTTGGTGACACCCGGGTGGAACTGGGCTACCCTAGGTGAACAGAAGATGAACGAAAGGCGTCCGATGACCAACACCACGATGACCAACAGCCTGGTGCAGACCTGGGTGCCGGTGACCGACGCGGACGGACGCACCCATCTCGAGGCCCGGTGGACCCCGGCGCATGCCGGCGCACCTGTTCAGGCGCCGCACGCCGCCTGACCACGCCCAGCCCGCTTCGGTCGGCCCGCCAGCACGCCTGGCGGGCCGACCGGCATTTTCGGCCCCCCTCGCCGAGACGTACCGACGAAAGCGTCGGGTACCGGGAATGAATCGGACCACGGTCCGGTTCATAGTGGTCAAAGGTTCAACCAATCGACCCGTCCCGCGAGGAGTCAGCACATGTCGTTCTTCAACCGCTCGTCCGCCGAGGCCTTCGACGCCCCGACCGCCGCCGTCGAGGACATCTCCGGCGACTACACGATCGACCCGACCCACACCCGGATCGGCTTCAGCACCCGGCACGCGATGGTGACCACGGTCCGCGGCCAGTTCAGCGAGTTCAACGGCACCGCCCACGTCGACACCGCCAACCCGGAGAACTCCCGCGTCGAGCTGGTCATCCAGACCGCGAGCATCGACACCGGCGTGGCCGACCGCGACGCCCACCTGCGCTCGGCGGACTTCTTCGACGCCGACCAGAACAAGGAGATCACCTTCGTCTCCACGAAGGTCGAGCGCGGCGGCGACGACTGGGTCATCACCGGCGACCTGACCATCAAGGGCGTCACCAAGCCGGTCACCGTGGCGTTCGAGCCCACCGGCTCCGCACGCGACCCGTTCGGCAACCTGCGCATCGGCTTCGAGGGCGGCTCCGCCATCAACCGCAAGGACTGGGGCCTGACCTGGAACGCCGCCCTCGAGACCGGCGGCGTCCTGGTCTCGGAGAAGGTCAAGCTCGAGTTCGACGTCTCCGCGATCCGGAACGCCTGAGCCCACCAGCACCACCCCGCGCCACCGGACTGGTCTCGACCGGTCCGCCGCGCCACGACGGGGCCGCCGGAAACTCGGCGGCCCCGTCTCGCATCTCCTGCTTCGATGTCCCCCGTGCCCGCACCCCTCGAGCTCCCCGCAGACCTGTCCGCCCGGCCGCTCGTCATGTCCGACGCACGCGCCGTCTTCGAGGTGATGGCCGCCCAGGAGGCCCATGACACCGGGGAGGTGGCCATCGAGGAGGCCGACATCCTGGGTGACTGGGGACGCCCGTCGTACGACGTGAGCGCGGGCACTGTCGGCGTCCTGGACGGCGAGCGCCTCGTCGCCTACGCCGAGCTGATGGGCGCCGACCGCGGCGACGCAGCCGTCCACCCGGACTACCGGGGCCGCGGGATCGGCACCGCGCTCGCCGGCTGGATGCAGGCCAAGGCGCGTGCGGCCGGCTCGGAGGTGATCGGCATGCCGGTGCCCCGGGGCTCGGCCGGCGACCGCCTGCTCAGCGCGCTCGGCTACCACGTGCGCTGGGAGAGCTGGGCGCTGCGGCTGCCCGCCGACGCACAGATCCCGCCGCGCGACCTGCCGTCCGGATACACCCTCCGCGAAGCAACGCCCGCCGACCACGAGGCGTGCTGGACCGTGATCGAGGACGCCTTCCTGGAGTGGTCGGAGCGGGACCGGATGCCGCTGGCCGACTGGCTGGCGACGGTGGTCGGGCGCCCCGGCTTCGAGCCGTGGAACCTGCGCGTCGTCACCGACCCGACGGGCGAGGTCGTGGGTGCCACCCAGGTCTTCCTCTCCGGCGAGGAGCGCGCCCGGGAGGGCTACGTGAACAAGGTCGCGACCCGCCGCGACCAGCGCGGCCGGGGCATCGCCCAGGCGATGCTGGTCGACGCGTTCGCGACGGCCCGGGCCCACGGCGCCGTGGGCGCCGGCCTCGACACCGACTCCCGCACCGGGGCGCTGAGCCTCTACGAGAAGGTGGGGATGGTCGTCTCGTCGACCTGGGTCAACCGCGCCATCCGCGTCTGACCGCTCGCCGCGTCAGCGGATCGGCGCCCCGGAGATGGACCGGGCGATGACCAGGCGCTGGATCTCCGAGGTCCCCTCGAAGATCGTGTAGATCTTGGCGTCGCGGGCCATCCGCTCGACGGGGTACTCGCGGGTGAAGCCGTTGCCGCCGAGGATCTGCATCGCCTGGCCGGTGACCCGCACGGCGGTCTCACCGGCGAACAGCTTGGACATCGACCCCTCGGCCTGCTCGAAGCGCTTGCCCTGCCGGGCCATCCAGGCCGCGCGCCACACCAGCAGCCGCGACGCCTCGATCGAGGTGGCCATGTCGGCGAGGGTGAAGGCGATCGCCTGGTTCTCGATGATCGCCCTTCCGAACTGCTCGCGGGTCTTCGCGTAGTCCAAGGCCACCTCGTACGCCGCGCGGGCGATGCCGATCGCCTGCGCACCCACCGCCGGCCGGGTGCGCTCGAAGGTCGCCATCGAGGCGTTCGAGGACCCGGCGCTGCGGGCACCCTCACGGGCCCGGGCCAGCCGGGCGTCCAGCTTCTCCTTGCCGCCGAGCAGGCAGCGGCCGGGCACCCGCACCTGGTCGAGCACCACCTCGGCGGTGTGCGAGGCGCGGATCCCGTGCTTGTGGAACTTCTGGCCCTGGCTGAGCCCCTTGGTGCCGGGCGGGACGACGAAGCTGGCCTGGCCGCGGGTGCGCAGCTCGGGATCGACCACGGCGGTCACCACGTGGACGTCCGCGATGCCGCCGTTGGTCGCCCAGGTCTTGGTGCCGTTGAGGACCCACTCGTCGCCTGCTTCGTCGTACGTCGCGCGGGTGCGCATCGCGCCCACGTCGGAGCCGGCATCGGGCTCGGAGGAGCAGAACGCGCCGAGCTTGAGGTCACCGGGAGCGCCGTACATGGCGGGGATCCACTCCGCGACCTGCTCGTCGGTGCCGTTGGCGCGTACGCCGGCGGCCGCCAGGGACGTGCCGACGATCGAGAGCCCGATCCCGGCGTCGCCCCAGAACAGCTCCTCCATCGTGATCGGGAAGCCGAGCCCGGTCTCGTCGAGCGCCTGGGTGACGATGAAGTCGACCGAGTAGAGGCCGACCTTCGCGGCCTCCTCGACCACCGGCCACGGGAACTCCTCCCGCTCGTCCCACTCGGCAGCGGCCGGGCGCACCACCTCCTCGGCGAAGTCGTGCACCCAGGTGCGCAGGTCGAGGTGGTCCTGGTCGAGCTCGAAGGACGGCGTCACGCGCGGCACGTTACCGACCCGTGCAGGGTCGTGTGCCCGAGAACGCGCCATGGCGCGTGCTCAGGCACACGACCCGCCCTCAGGCGCGGACGCTCTCGTGCGGCTCGAGCTCCGACTCCACGCCGGGGTCGCCGACGTCGGCGTGGTAGTCCTGCGCACGGGTCTGGTCCACGCCCTCGGCCACATCGAGCGCACGGAAGACCACCGTGAGCACGATCGCGACCAGCAGATTGGCGAGGAACGCGATCAGCGCAATGTAGAACTTCGTCTCGGTGCCCGGGAAGTTCACGAGCGGCCCGCCGAAGTGTTCCTGGACAGGCGAGGAGACGCCGTACGCGAGCCAGGTGCCCCACGCCATGCCGACCGCCCAGCCCGCGAACAGCGCCCACCGGTGCATCCAGCGGGTGTACAGCCCGATCACGATGGCCGGCAGGGTCTGCAGGATCCACACGCCGCCGAGGAGCTGGAGGTTGATCGCGAACGAGTTGGAGAGCGCGAGCACGAACACCAGCGCGCCGAACTTCACCAGCAGCGAGGCGACCTTGCTCTGCTTGGCCTCCTGGGCGTGCGTGGCGTCACGGTTGATGAACGCCTTGTAGATGTTGCGGGTCCACAGGTTGGCGGCGGCGATCGACATGATCGCGGCCGGCACCAGCGCGCCGATCACGATCGCGGCGAAGGCGACCCCGGCGAACCAGGGGCTGAACTCGTTCTCGAACAGCTGCGGCACCGACTG encodes:
- a CDS encoding YceI family protein, giving the protein MSFFNRSSAEAFDAPTAAVEDISGDYTIDPTHTRIGFSTRHAMVTTVRGQFSEFNGTAHVDTANPENSRVELVIQTASIDTGVADRDAHLRSADFFDADQNKEITFVSTKVERGGDDWVITGDLTIKGVTKPVTVAFEPTGSARDPFGNLRIGFEGGSAINRKDWGLTWNAALETGGVLVSEKVKLEFDVSAIRNA
- a CDS encoding GNAT family N-acetyltransferase; translated protein: MSPVPAPLELPADLSARPLVMSDARAVFEVMAAQEAHDTGEVAIEEADILGDWGRPSYDVSAGTVGVLDGERLVAYAELMGADRGDAAVHPDYRGRGIGTALAGWMQAKARAAGSEVIGMPVPRGSAGDRLLSALGYHVRWESWALRLPADAQIPPRDLPSGYTLREATPADHEACWTVIEDAFLEWSERDRMPLADWLATVVGRPGFEPWNLRVVTDPTGEVVGATQVFLSGEERAREGYVNKVATRRDQRGRGIAQAMLVDAFATARAHGAVGAGLDTDSRTGALSLYEKVGMVVSSTWVNRAIRV
- a CDS encoding acyl-CoA dehydrogenase family protein, with the protein product MTPSFELDQDHLDLRTWVHDFAEEVVRPAAAEWDEREEFPWPVVEEAAKVGLYSVDFIVTQALDETGLGFPITMEELFWGDAGIGLSIVGTSLAAAGVRANGTDEQVAEWIPAMYGAPGDLKLGAFCSSEPDAGSDVGAMRTRATYDEAGDEWVLNGTKTWATNGGIADVHVVTAVVDPELRTRGQASFVVPPGTKGLSQGQKFHKHGIRASHTAEVVLDQVRVPGRCLLGGKEKLDARLARAREGARSAGSSNASMATFERTRPAVGAQAIGIARAAYEVALDYAKTREQFGRAIIENQAIAFTLADMATSIEASRLLVWRAAWMARQGKRFEQAEGSMSKLFAGETAVRVTGQAMQILGGNGFTREYPVERMARDAKIYTIFEGTSEIQRLVIARSISGAPIR